CCACGTCCGCCATCGGCCTGCTTCGTCGGGTTCAGAAGGGGTGGAGTAGGGGCAACCGGCCGGTTGCCCCTACGGCGGCGGAACGGGGCCGACCCCGGTTTACGAGCACCCGGTCGATGAAGCAGGAAGTGGCCGGTCGTCTATGGAACCCGCGCAGGTGAAATAGATGACTATGTGTCACGGAACGGTTCAACCTGACCCGTTTGCTGGGACCGGTCCTGGAGTTCCAGGAAGGCCCCTTTCGGGGCCCCCTTGGTCGTGACCCTCACGGCCGACCGAGCCCTTCGGGTCCACGGCCGGTCTTTTTCCGCAGACCCGCCGTCCGGGTAGGGCCGGAGCCCTTTCAGGCCCCTCCGGTCTGGACGGGGGTCCGGGTCGGCCGGTCGTATTCGGCCTCGGCTCTACTCCTCCGAGTAGAAGGTTTGGACCCGGATGCGGCCCTCGTCGTCGTAAACATAGAGCTCGCCAGGTTCCTCGTCCCGGGTGCGCTTGTGGGAGCCGTCGCAGAAGGGTTTGTTTTTAGAGAGTCCGCAGGCGCACAGGTAAATCGGCCACTGTTGCACGTCCTCGGGTTTCAGGACGTAGGGGCGTTTCCGGTCATGACGCACGAGTCGAGCCATGACGAACCTCCTTCACCGAGTCCGGGGGGCGGTCGAAGATGCAGGCATGAAGAAGACGGGCCAAGATGCGAGATAGGAATGCGGAATGAGACGTCCAGGCTCCGCCCGACTGCCGAACTCCCGAATTATACGTCAGGCCCGCCGGCGGCGTTTCTGCCGGAGGAGTTCCAGGAGTTCCAGGACGGGCCGCGTGTTGGCCACGTCGGCGGCCGTCAGCCATCCCTTCCGGGCGATCCCGACGCCGTAGACGTAATCGCCGAGGTCCGATTTCCGGTGAGTATCGGGGTCGATACTGAACCGGACGCCCATCCGACGGGCCCGCTCCAGGTGGGTCCAGTCCAGGTCGAGGCGGTAGGGGTTGGCGTTGATCTCGATGAGGGTCCCCGTCTCGGCGGCGACTTCCAGGATGCGGTCCAGGTCGACCTCGTAGCCCTTCCGGCCCAGGAGGAGGCGGCCCGTGGGGTGGCCCAGGATGGTCGTACACGGATGCCGCATGGCCCGGACGATGCGTTCGGTCATCTCGGCCCGGGGCATCTGGAAGCGGCTGTGGACGGAGGCGACGACGAAGTCCAGGCGCTCCAGGAGGTCGTCGTCCAAGTCGAGGCGGCCGTCCGGGAGGATATCGACCTCCATGCCCCGCAGGATGCGGACCTCCGGGATGCGGCGTTGGACTTCTTCCATCTCGGCCCACTGGTGCAGGAGGCGGTCCGGGTCGAGGCCGTTGGCGTAGTAGGCGGCCGGCGAGTGGTCGCTGATGCCGACGTACTCGAGGCCCAGGTCCCGGGCCGTCTCCACGATTTCCTGGAGGCTGTCGGCGCCGTCGCTGTAATGCGTGTGCACGTGGAGGACGCCCCGGACGTCGCTCGGCTCGATAAGCCGCGGGACGTCGCCCCGAGCGGCCCGCTCGATTTCGTCCTGACCCTCCCGGACTTCGGGCGGGAGCCAGGCCAGGCCCAGACGTTCAAAGATCGGCTCGTCCCCATATACGCCGTCCGCCGTCCCGGTCGATGGGAGCGACAGGGGGACACCATCCTTCTGAAGACGGAGTCCCACCCAGGCATAGCCCTGCCGGGTCGTCCAGGCCTGAAAGGCCTGATTGTGTTCCCGGCTCCCCGTGTAGTATCGCACGGCCCACGGCCAGTCCTCGGCCGGGACCCACGTGAGGACGACCGGCAGGCCGACCGAGGGGACGCGAAGCCACCACGTCGGGTCCTGAAACTCGACGACGTCGAGACGTACGGGAGCCTGGTCCAAGCCGAGGCCAGACGGATCCGACGGCGGCACACCCTGGAGGAGCAGATTCACGTTCCCCACGACGGGGCACCACCGGCGAACGCTCCCGACCAGCCGGACCGGCCCCGGCCACCGCTGGCGGAAGAAGGCCTCGATCGCCCGGGCCAGGGGATAGACCTTGCCGAGGAGGAAGCGGCCCGAGGCGGCGCGGTAAAGCTCCAAGCCCTGCCGGATCGTCTCAATGGTCCGGGGTCCGAAGCCCTCGATGAGCTGGAGGCGGTTTTCCTGGAGGGCATACTCGAGGTCGGCGACCGTGCGGATGTCCAGCTTCTCATAGAGGAGGCGGACCCGCTGGGGGCCCAGGCCCGGGATCTCCAGGAGCTCCAAGAGGCCCGGCGGCGTCTTGGCCCGGAGTTCCCGGAGGAGGGCCGGCGGCTCGCCCGTCTCGTAGTACTCCCGGATGACCTTGGCCGTCGAACTTCCGATCCCCCGGACCGACTGGAGGCGCCCCGTGCGGATAAGTTCGTCGAGGGGTTCTCGGGTCCGGGTCAGAGCCCGGGCCGCATTCTCGTAGGCCCGGACCTTAAAGACGTTTTCGCCTTGGAGGGCCAGGAGTGTAGCGATCTCTTCCAGGACCTCGGCGACGGCCTTCTTATCCGGGCGGGCGGGCATGCCAGGGCCTCCGGTGCCGGATCTCGTAGACGATCGAGCGGTCCACGGGCGGGGGCGTTAGCCTCGGGAGGTCCGGCCGGAAGGGCGGGAACGGGTACTCTAACTGCTGAACGATACGGTTGTAGATAAAGGCCGCCAGGAAGGGGAGGCGGGCGACGTCCTCGAAGTTGTAGCGGATGAGGGCCTTCAGGGCCCGGTCGTCCCCTTCCCGGTGCCGCTCCCAGAGCTGGACGGCCAGCCAGCCCCCCATCCCGTCCAGGCCGGCGCCCCGCCGCCATCCGAACATGCGCTCCAGTTTTTTCAGGCCCTGGGGAAGGCCGACGAGTTTGAACATGGGCTGGAGGTCCAGATGGGCAAAGGGCCTCTTCCAGTGCGGATACGTTTGCTCCAGCATCTGAAGGTCGAAGCCCTGGCCGCCGAAGGAGATCATCAGGCGGACCGACTCCAGGATTCGAGGCACTTCGTGAAGGTTCTGGCCGGCGACGAAGACCCGATAGTCGTGGTCCAGTAGAATCCCAGCCAAGGTCATGCGGTAGTGACCCGGCCGGACCTGATAAGCCTCCACGTCGACGAAGGCCGTCCACGGCCAGAAGTCCGGGATCAGGCGCCACCGCTCGGTCGGCGGCAGGACCCGTTCAAACCACCGGGCGTCCCGCTCATGGTAAGCCCGCTGAGCCTGCAGGAGCCGACGGCGCCAGCGGGCCTTCTGACGGGGTTGGGCGGGTAGATCGGGAAGGGCATCCAGGAGGGCATCCCAGGACAGGTAGCCGGCCTGCCAAAGGGCCCGCTCCTGGTCCGGCGTCATCCCCTGCAAGAAAATGAACGACCGGCTGAGCATACAAAAGCCCCTGCGGGCATTTCATCGGATCAAACTACGCCATCTGCCGGAGAGTTGCAAATCCCTACCCATCCGGGTAACTGTTCCATTTTTGGTGGGCGAATCGGTCAGATATGTGGGCCTGGAGCGGTTTTTCTTGGAATCCGCCCCCGGTCCGAGCCGTAGCCAGCTGGGATGAGCTTTTCCGCCCTTTCAACCACCGGTTTTGGAACAGTCACCCCATCCGGTCTGCCTCTCCCCGGTGTTTAAGCGGCTAAACAGGGGTGTCGACGTGGATAAACACGTGGAGGATCTGAGGGTCCGGGGCCATACCCAGTCGGTCCGACGTCATTTTCACGGACCGACGGACCGAACGGCGCCGTTGCGGTAAGGGTCATCCCGGTGTGGGCTTCTCAGTGGCACGGAGTTTGCTAAAAAGAATCAAGCGTTCCGTCGGCCGAGACGGCGAGTGCGCACGACGACGTTTCCGGCGGCGGCTGGCCGCACGCCGAGACCCCCATGCGGGTGGGCGGGAGGCGTCTATCCGAAGGTGGTGGCCATCGAGTCCCGGCGGTGGCGGCGGGGGAGGGCCCGCGGGCGAAGCGGGACGATCTATCCAGCGGTGCAGGGGGCTGGATATGGGGTGTGAGGGGACCTGAGCAAGATGGAAGTGGATGTCGGCGAGGACTCGGAAGGATACCTCAATCCCCAAGCCTCTTGAGTCCGCGTCTTGGATGCTTCCACCCACCTGGATGGCACGGGCCTTGCAATACACCCGGCCTTAGAGACTCCCTATCTGGAGCAGCCTTCCATGCCGGTCGTTCATAGCGCCGCCCTCGTCGGGATCACGGCCCGCCCCGTCGTCGTCGAGGTCTCCCTCCGGGGCGGCCTCCCCCGGATGACGATCGTCGGCCTGCCCGACACGGCCGTCCGAGAAAGCAAAGAGCGGGTTATCAGCGCCATCATTCAGAGCCGGTTTTTCCTGCCCCAGGACGTCATCATCGTGAACCTGGCCCCGGCGGACCTGAAAAAGGAGGGCGCCGCCTTCGACCTCCCCATCGCCCTGGGCATCCTGGCGGCGGCCGACCTGATTCCCGTTGAAAGCCTTCAGAACACGGTCGTCCTCGGGGAGCTCTCGTTGAACGGCGAGGTCCGGCCCGTCCGGGGCGTCCTTCCCGTCGCCCTGGACATGAGCCATCGGGGCTTCCGGCGCCTGATCGTCCCCGAGGCGAACGCCCCGGAAGCGGCCGTCGTCGGACGGATCGAGGTCTTTCCCGTCCGGCATCTGCTCCAGGCCTTTTACTTCCTGCGCGGCGACCAAGCCCTCTCGCCCTTTCGGTATGAACCCGACCCGTCCGAAGGGCGACCCCCGACCCGACTCGACATGGCCGACGTGCGGGGCCATGCCTATGTCAAGCGAGCCCTCGAGGTCGCCGCCGCCGGGGGCCACAACGTCATCATGATCGGTCCTCCCGGGTCCGGCAAGACGATGCTGGCCCAGCGGGTCGCTTCGATCCTGCCGCCGATGACCCGGGAAGAGGCCATCGAGGTGACCCGCGTCCACAGCGTCGCCGGCTGTCTCGACGGTCAGGGCCTCGTCACGACCCGGCCGTTCCGGAGTCCCCACCACTCCATCTCCGTCGCCGGTCTCATCGGCGGCGGGACCTACCCCCGACCCGGCGAGGCCAGCCTGGCCCACCACGGCGTCCTGTTCTTGGACGAGCTCCCCGAATTCCCCCGGTCGGCTCTGGAGGTCCTGCGGCAACCGATGGAGACGGGCGTCGTGACGATCGCCCGGGCGGCGACGTCCGTCACGTATCCGGCCCGCTTCATGCTCGTGGCGGCCATGAATCCATGCCCCTGCGGGCACTACGGGAACCCCCTCCGGGCCTGCCGCTGTTCGCCGGCTCAGATTCACCGCTACCTGCAACGCATTTCAGGCCCGCTCCTGGACCGCATCGACATCCAGGTCGAGGTCCCCATGCTGGCGCCGGAAGAAATCGACCGGGTCCCGGACGGGGAGCCGTCGGCCCGCATCCAGGAGCGGGTCGTCCGGGCCCGGGCCGTCCAGTGGCGGCGTTTTCGGGTCGAAGGAGAGGCATCGGAGGAAACGAGCTCGAGCGTCTTCTGCAACGCCCAGATGACGCCGGCCCACATCGACCGCTTCTGCCCGATGAGTCCGGACGCCCGCCGTCTCGTCCGGTCGGCCATGCGGCAGTGGAGCCTGAGCGCCCGGGCGTTCCATCGCATCCTTAAGGTCGCCCGGACGATCGCCGACCTCGAGGGGGCCGATGCGATCGAGGCCCGCCACGTCGCCGAAGCCATCCAGTACCGTATCCTGGACCGACGTCCCGAATAGGAACGACGAGACGTCTGCGCGCCTACCTCCGGCGTTCCCAGAGCCAAAAAGCGGTGCCGGCGGCGACCCCGCCCAGATGGCCCAGGTAGGAGACGGAACCCACCCCGGCTATTTGCATCAGGGCACCCAGCAGTTGCCCCGCCACCCATAGGGCAAACCACAGCCAGACCGATAGGCTGATAACCCATACCGGCCGCCACCAAAGCCAAAACAGGACCTTCAGGCGAGCGCGGGGAAACCGGAGGACATAAAAGGTGAGAATTCCCGAGATCCCGCCGCTGGCCCCGATGAGGGGGACTTGGCTCCTGGGCTCCCCCAACCAGTGTAAGAAGTTCCCTGCCAGAGTCGCCGCCAGGATCAAAGCCGCATAGCGCCTCGGACCCAGGGCGTCCTCGACGTTGTCTCCAAAC
This genomic stretch from bacterium HR11 harbors:
- the comM gene encoding Competence protein ComM, which codes for MPVVHSAALVGITARPVVVEVSLRGGLPRMTIVGLPDTAVRESKERVISAIIQSRFFLPQDVIIVNLAPADLKKEGAAFDLPIALGILAAADLIPVESLQNTVVLGELSLNGEVRPVRGVLPVALDMSHRGFRRLIVPEANAPEAAVVGRIEVFPVRHLLQAFYFLRGDQALSPFRYEPDPSEGRPPTRLDMADVRGHAYVKRALEVAAAGGHNVIMIGPPGSGKTMLAQRVASILPPMTREEAIEVTRVHSVAGCLDGQGLVTTRPFRSPHHSISVAGLIGGGTYPRPGEASLAHHGVLFLDELPEFPRSALEVLRQPMETGVVTIARAATSVTYPARFMLVAAMNPCPCGHYGNPLRACRCSPAQIHRYLQRISGPLLDRIDIQVEVPMLAPEEIDRVPDGEPSARIQERVVRARAVQWRRFRVEGEASEETSSSVFCNAQMTPAHIDRFCPMSPDARRLVRSAMRQWSLSARAFHRILKVARTIADLEGADAIEARHVAEAIQYRILDRRPE
- the polX gene encoding DNA polymerase/3'-5' exonuclease PolX; this translates as MPARPDKKAVAEVLEEIATLLALQGENVFKVRAYENAARALTRTREPLDELIRTGRLQSVRGIGSSTAKVIREYYETGEPPALLRELRAKTPPGLLELLEIPGLGPQRVRLLYEKLDIRTVADLEYALQENRLQLIEGFGPRTIETIRQGLELYRAASGRFLLGKVYPLARAIEAFFRQRWPGPVRLVGSVRRWCPVVGNVNLLLQGVPPSDPSGLGLDQAPVRLDVVEFQDPTWWLRVPSVGLPVVLTWVPAEDWPWAVRYYTGSREHNQAFQAWTTRQGYAWVGLRLQKDGVPLSLPSTGTADGVYGDEPIFERLGLAWLPPEVREGQDEIERAARGDVPRLIEPSDVRGVLHVHTHYSDGADSLQEIVETARDLGLEYVGISDHSPAAYYANGLDPDRLLHQWAEMEEVQRRIPEVRILRGMEVDILPDGRLDLDDDLLERLDFVVASVHSRFQMPRAEMTERIVRAMRHPCTTILGHPTGRLLLGRKGYEVDLDRILEVAAETGTLIEINANPYRLDLDWTHLERARRMGVRFSIDPDTHRKSDLGDYVYGVGIARKGWLTAADVANTRPVLELLELLRQKRRRRA